The window CCGCAATCTCTCCCCAACCCCCAGTCGGTCCCTGTGGGCCGTGCGGCCTCGTCTCTTCATCTAGGACCGCCCGAAGGAGAGGGAATGATCACGAAAGAAGCTCTGGGCAGGCGGGTCCGGGAAGTCCGGCTCCACAACGCGATGACCCTCAAGGATGTCGAAGGGCTCTCGGGCCTCTCGTCGACGCACATCTCGGAGATCGAGCGCGGCATGACCTGCCCCACGGTGGGAGCGCTCATCCGGATCGCTGTCGCCTTGAGGAAGGACCCTTGCTACTTCGTCGAGGAGCGGGAGCTCGACGAGATCTGCGTGAGCTGCGACGGGGAACGGCCGAGCGATCCGGCCCCGCGCGTCGGCTCGGCGGATCGGGCCGCCGTGGAGCCGCTCACGCGCGGGATCCTCGGAGGGAGGATCAGGGCGCACGAGGTCAGACTCGAACCCGGAGGCGCCATCGAGATCGAGTGGCTCGCGACCGGGGAGGATGCCTGCTTCTACTGCGTCGAGGGAGTCTCGGAGTTGAGCCTCGGCGGGAAGACGAGCCGCGTCGTCGCCGGCGACTCGATCCAGGGCGCGGTACCAGCTGGACCGCACGGGATTCGCGCGGGCGATCTCGGATGCCGGCTGCTCGTGATCAGCGACCACCGCGAGGTCCCCTCCGGGCGATCCTGAGGGTTGACCGGAGCCCGCATGAGCGCTGGATCAGCCAGTCGCCGTGCTAGGTCTCTCGGCCCGCCTCCGGGGGCGCTCCTGCCTGACGGCGCTGGACACGTTTCGCTTCCTGCCAGTAGGCCTCCATGGTCTCGAGCTTCGCGCGACCCAGGCGGTATCCGTCCGACTCGAGGGACCCCGCCATGAGATTGAAGCGTGAGCGGAACTTCTCCGCCGCGGCGATCAGCGTGGCCTCCGGGTCTCTCCCCAGATGCCGTGCCAGGTTGAC is drawn from Candidatus Eisenbacteria bacterium and contains these coding sequences:
- a CDS encoding helix-turn-helix domain-containing protein, coding for MITKEALGRRVREVRLHNAMTLKDVEGLSGLSSTHISEIERGMTCPTVGALIRIAVALRKDPCYFVEERELDEICVSCDGERPSDPAPRVGSADRAAVEPLTRGILGGRIRAHEVRLEPGGAIEIEWLATGEDACFYCVEGVSELSLGGKTSRVVAGDSIQGAVPAGPHGIRAGDLGCRLLVISDHREVPSGRS